A window of Magnolia sinica isolate HGM2019 chromosome 13, MsV1, whole genome shotgun sequence genomic DNA:
GGCTTGGATTTGATAAAGGTCAATCCAAGCTCAGTTCCTATGGCACTTAAGCTCAAGCCTAGCCCAGACACATAAATGGACAAACCTAAAACGAGGTCGAGACCTATAAATTAGTAACAGCCTAGTTGGAGCCAACCTAGTTCAACTTTTAAGAAAATGTTAATTGCTATTCAAATTAAAATAGTTATGTAAAAGAATGTTAATTGCTAGCTATTAATAAAATTTTTgatataaattaattattaaatatttcaTTAATATAATTAAAACTTTAAATATatcttttaaaattataaatgaattggACTTAGATTTGCATAGAGCTGATGGGACTTTTTATACTGCGTAAGCCCAAAATGATTAATAAATACCCTTCACTTTTAGGCCCAGGCAAGCCCTAATTTCGGCCCAAAACTGAGCTGAGAGCTTAGCAAGGAAGCTGTCCCGTTGACAACCCTGCCGACCGAGCATCACGATTTTTCTCTTTTACAAAGGCAATTATTTGGTTGGGATATGTTTAAATAACCGCTTAGTCAATGGGCCCCAGCCTAGATGGGACACCCAAAAAAATTCCCCCATTGGCATATTCTAACCCTTTTATCATTTAACTGTCTTCCTCTAAACAGATCTCattaatatgttttttttttgtggcccacccatcCAAGGCAGCCCCAATGAGCCATGATCTCATTAGATCAACGGTTTCGGATTTCGTCCTGCCCTGGAGGGAATGGGTCCatgcaggggctctgtggggcccactgtgatgcaagggtcttatccatgctgttcatccatttttccagatcatcttaGTGGAAAagttcaaaaatgaggcagatccaatggtcaaatgaaccacaccatttCCACCACAAGAAGCGGTGGTTATAACgatgcccacggttgaaacctttatagggcctaccgtgatgtttattttccatcctaacTGTTCAAAagatcatatagacctggattaagggaaaacacaaatttcagcttgattcaaaacttccatggcccccaataaatttttaatgatgggtgttcaatcccccactgtgtggtccacttgagacctgGATCTACCTCTAGTTGGtattgtaccctaaaatgatctttaaaaatggatgaacggcgtggataaaacccatacatcacggtgggcctgacaGAGCCTCTGCCTGGACCGATTCTGTCCgtgcgggggcaggacgcaatccgcttcccaacggTTTGGACGGTTGGACCATTGAGGTCTTTTCATGTCTCAAAAGATGCGCGTGGTAACAGAATAAACTGAACATCCACCTTGGACATTCGGCTGACGTGTCCTTCTCACATGGCATCCAAGCCGTTGAAACGAGTCAACACCACATATATATTGTTGGACGGAAAAATTAAACCGAccgattcatcaggtgggccacaccataggtatGGTCCAACTGTTGAGTGGATCCGCCTGGTATTTCCACCGAATGCCTTTCAAGCTCCAGCCAACTTTTTCGACGGTTGGGATTCCATATACGCATCACGAATTCGCTGAAAGTGCAAGCTGATGGGACATCGAGGTCCATCGAGCGTATTCGATGGCGTCTCGTTTTCTTTGAAAAACGAAAAGATCGCGTGTCCATCTTACGATTATGTCGGGCATTGAAAATAGTACACATGTGACGCAAGGGAGGATGTGAGGTTAAGCACCCTCTTCCGCCAGATGGTAAATATTTCTAATCCACCCAACTTTTCTAGGCTCCCTACGGAATCTTCTCAAATTCACGAGAAAGaaaagtagaaaataaaaataaattttaataaattcaaagtttattaatgaatgaataaaaacgattTCACAACTTGTTAAATAGAAATAACAAGTAATGAggaagaaattagaatcaaactataactaaaactcctaaaattcacgATACTATTTATAGAGTCTACCGGTGCGCAAAGATTTTGGCTAAAAATAATAAGTATCCTACTTGGCTTCACCATACTGTACTCCTAATTTTTCTacgctcttttcacattggacgcaacttttaaagcccaacggatgaagagttataatcaatctaaaacttactatttatagtaaaaatgaaattaaaatacgGAAATAACCATTGATCTtgcggtatttcgcaaatccggcttgggcaACCCTGCGTAGCGGGGCTGGTCGGCTAAAGTAGTTCGTTCTACCCTCAAAATCTTATCTTTTATGTCAAATaattcattccggattgtgagatatacCCTCAAAATCTTATCTTTTATGTCAAATaattcattccggattgcgagatacgtccgatttaaggtccgatggtctggaccaattctgttgttgaccgggccttttctgatctgatccatcttggccatgtaactgtccgcgacccgctctacatcaacgtAGCATAAGTGCACAATATCTGAACGGTTCATCAGGTGGAAATCTCGGTGGATGGTCAGTAGCTCAAAATTCAAACTAAttcaacaatcctaaccattggacAGTAGAGTTTCACTCGTGGAAACACAAGGTTTCACTCAGCAGACGGTTGGGATCATCTTATCAGTGTGATCTTGAAATGTGGAGCCCCCGTAATACGGCCACCCTAATGAAACTTCTAGATCTTTGTTTCCGTGTACGGTTTTTGGAAGTGGGACATGAGTTCAATGTCCCAACTAAGCAGTCTGGGTGATTATACGATGTACGTGGGCCGCATCTTTACACGGTATACACGGGTTCGATTctgataatccagaccattggcatGTATCTCCTTGATCAGAGGGAGAGAATCTTAACCTTTCAATCTCTGGCCTACCGATAGACAGGTAAGAAGAGAAATGCAACAACGGCCCAGATTCAACTGAAAAGGGATGTATAATATTGGTCGCTGGGATCTTTCCACTCTGTAAAAATTTTCGTGCATCCACAGTCCGACTCAACAAACCAACGGTCTGCGTTTCTTACagtcaaaaaaataataaaaatcaatggtctggattaccaaataGTGAGCCCTATTTCGTgtggatccagaccgtccaaaactCTGAACCAACTGTGGATGACGAATAACCAGAAAATTGCACTCAGTATCTGATATTTCCTTTTTTTACTTGTAGCCATCGATTCGATATACATTAATCGGAGGGTTTGGATTTACCGATAAGTATAATTATATAAATACGATCCATCAATAACGAGACCtgcaatttggatggtgtggattagccgtaaatcaatctcacgcctgagtagaatgagtcaccaccattttccaaACACAACTCCTTAAATGGCAAGAATACcctaatggattttaaaaaatgacaATCCTATCGTTTTTCTGACTTGGCGGGTCCGTGATCTCACAATCCCAGGACTCTTATCCGCCCAACTGCCAATACCTATCTCCCTTCCTTCTTCCCACCAAAAACAGGTAATAGAAAAATGGCAACCTCTTCCATTCTAACTAAATCCTTCTTccctcctctctcttcttctccgtCGTCGACGTCGTCTTCAACCACCAGTCTCGCCCCTCCCAGTCCCAACAGAAAGAAACCCAATTCACCTACGGCCGTCCTCTGCAAGGCGGCCCACAATACAGCCCGTCGGAGCCTCACCGTCGGCTTCGCTGCCCTTGCCGCTTCTTTTGCAGGAAAAGGCTTCTTTGATGCCAATGCGGCCGTCTTAGAGGCCGACGATGATGTGGAGCTCTTGGAGAGAGTGAAGAAGGACAGGAAGAAGAGGCTCCAGAGGCAAGAGGTCATCAGTTCTTCCAAGAAAGAGACAGGTCCCATTTCTCATTTCTTTACTAAAGAAAGTAGATAATCTACGATTGAGCATTCGACATGTGGGTCTGATTCAGACTTGCCGTGGGTCCCGTGGCAGATGGGAGATGGgcgatcccaaccatccaatttcaCCCCTAAAGCAATCATCCATTTCCATCATTTGaataggatcatctgatggggTGTGTATTGAGGCATAacccatcccatgatggggccggCCTATCCAGCCAACAGCTTTGATCAACTAAAGGTGGGCCCTGACTGTTGAATTGCTTGGTTGAACAAAGGGAAGCAGTTTCTTTCAATGAAACATCACATAATACCTCTTTCTTTCCATCCACCATACCATTGAAATTCGAATAGTTGTTatcttatttcttttttccccTCGACAGGACAgtcgttttctttttctgttctCCTTGTTTGGATAGACCCATATCTCATTTTATATGCTTCTTTCATGCTAGCCgaaattttttttcaatgtattgtAGCTGCAATGCATTAGTGGTAGATTGCATTTGTTGTGCTTGCGAATTGGGTATTTTGCTTCAATGACTATCTGGTGATTGTTAAGTAGACAAGAAGTGAGTAATATTCAGTATTTATAAGTTTTTGAATGATAATTGTGGAGCATTGATCATGTTCTTGGGTTGTGTCTGAAAatcgagaggagctgaaagcttttatgtatttgagacaacccaaagaggttgaatatatagagattacaatcatctatacaaggaaaataataaaatcagaatcctctatgGAAACGaattatacaaggtatactagctatataaggtatgtgagcctgtctaacaCCCCCCTCAAATTAATgttggtcatcgacaagtaatggTTTGTCAACTAGAAATGAGTAACGttcagaagtgagggacttggtgagaatgtctgcaatctgatcatgggatgcaacatgtggaagagaaatgagcccagactagaatttctcgcggataaagtgacagtcaattTCAATATGCTTCATCCGTTCATGAAACactgggttagaggcaatctgaatagcACTTAcattatcgacatggagtggagtaagATTCTGCAAAGGAAtacccaagtcggaaagaagtccacgtaaccagacaagctcactacacgcagcagacatTGCCCGATACTTGGCTTCTGTGCTCGATTTGGAAATAGTGGCCTGCTTCTCACACTTCCAAGAAATGAGAGAAGTGtcaagaaaaacacagtagccagtggtagatcttcgtgtgagaccACAACCGGCCCAATCAACatctgaataagcacgaaggtccagagtcgtcATAGTGATCGATATAAAGTTCTACGTAGGTACCGTATGATGCGCAAtactgcagtcatatgaagagtctgaggagcagaaacaaaccgACTGACGACCTGGACAGCGTAAGCAATattagggcgagtcatagttaagtaaaccagagtCCCAACCAAACaacggtataagtcgggctgtgcaaggagattaccatcgtcacggccatattaaacgttaagttctaagggagtctgaactgtcttctgatccgtcaattatgccaaggcgagaagatccttagtATATTTACACTAGCTGACaaggatcccacgtttagaacgtgaaatttcaagcccaagaaagtatgtgagatgacTGAGGTCTTTAATTTTGAAGAATGATTGCAAAATATCCTTTAAAACCGAGATgtcagtagcatcgctaccagtcaaaAGTAGGCCATCGACATAaacgagaacaatgacaattccgcgaGCAATGGTGTGCAAAAacaaggatgggtcatgactactTTGATTCAGGCCAGCACCTGTAACAACATCGTAAAAGCGTTAGAACCATGCCCAATGTGCCTGTTTGAGGTCATGCAGGGCTCTGCGACATACCTTATTATTAGGGATTAAAGAGTCAGggggaggtttcaaatatacggtttcttggtgatctccatgaagaaaaatatttttcacatccatctgagtaagtggccaagagcgaacagaagatattgttagaagagtacgaacagttttcatcttagtCACGGGAGCGAatgtttcatcatagtcaattttGTATTCCTGTTTGAATCCCTGAGTGACAAGTCGAGCCTTATATCGAtctaatgatccatcagacttgagcatgacagaataaatccatttgctaccaagtAACTGTTAGTCAGCGGGTCAagtgacaatgtcccacatatgattttcatccaatgccgcaagttcttctgctatagctttcttccaacaatcatgagtggttgCCTGAGAGTATgagtaggaatagaaacagtatccagagtagcattcatggcagacatagagcatatcaagcgatcaggcgctcgatgtacacgatcggaacgacgtatcgaggtaggttcaggatctgcaacaggtacagtaggttcgggttgagtaataggtggtggagttGTACGTGGTCGACGCAAGTAAACCTGTAAGGAACGAGGAAGAATACtcgaggcaaaaggaatatcaaaAAAGGTGGTTAGACCAGGAGAATTTGGGGTGagtggaggaggaagagatgaatgaaggcaatatgttcaagaaaaataacatgTCGTGAAatccgaacacgacgagaaaccagatcataacatcgaaaaccctgctgagtttctccaaatcccaagtacatacatttgatcgattttggagataatttattaCGGTCACGTGAAGCCAAgggaacataacagatacaaccaaaaacacgaaatgtgaaatatgcaggaggtaagccgttAAGAACAAAGTATGGAGATTTACTATTTAGAACGTTGGTTGCCATccgattaatcaagtagactgaatgtaacattgcttccacCCAGAAAGaatgaggaacactcatagctttCATCAGGGTATTgtcagtttcaacaatatgacgattttttcgttcagccaccccgttctgttgtggagtatcagaacaggt
This region includes:
- the LOC131223131 gene encoding thylakoid lumenal 16.5 kDa protein, chloroplastic, with the protein product MATSSILTKSFFPPLSSSPSSTSSSTTSLAPPSPNRKKPNSPTAVLCKAAHNTARRSLTVGFAALAASFAGKGFFDANAAVLEADDDVELLERVKKDRKKRLQRQEVISSSKKETAYLQELVYKLSKVGQAIENNDLSAASSVLGPNTNSDWVKNVNKAFTKLSSGPEEMTEVDTFNSSLASLISSVTKKDVESSKKAFVSSASALEKWTALTGLIAQLKGL